From the Terriglobales bacterium genome, one window contains:
- a CDS encoding POTRA domain-containing protein, whose protein sequence is MQHLCRAGETSSTHLPDEVLQRSKLGIFAEAFIVLLVMVSSLWAQSRTSSTSTATDTLQNGAAYSGADVSSPEPPNQASDAFARYSGFRVRSVAFKNSQRIDQNDLLELLPLQPGAALDRNTVEASIQQLFATGRFRTISAEVEPHPDGSLDLVFVVDEKLFLGSIVVYGAPGPPTANQLVNASKMQLGQEFDEDAVASGMERMKRLLAESGYFEPTIRMNSELDPQHQRIGVDFIIDRGAHAHLGDVIVKGDSGYSPGKIRGITKLHPGQPITAARLSRAFTRLRNKYQKTDHLEAQVAVVDRNYHPDTDKLDYVFEINRGPIVDVRVEGARMRKGLLKKYVPIFEEGAVDEDLLSEGRRNLRDYFQTKGYFDATVTSKLTQKDGRQLVIFDVDRGELHKFTDLVIKGNKYFPSESIRERMVIQPADVLQRHGIFSSALLTRDLGVITGLYQTNGFQQASVTAKTNDDYEGKAGRLRVEIDIDEGPQTLVHAVQMIGNLHFSDEVLQEQLSTIPGQPFSSYQLANDRDTVVSYYYDRGFPDVQVETSSQPAPGEANRQDVTFKISEGRQVFVDKILISGLRFTKPFVVTREFDMNEGDPLSQSQVLKTQRNLYDLSIFNQVDIATANSDGNVSKKNLMVQIEEAKRYTFDYGIGFQVQTGNVNSDCQKIQLNPTSTQVCNPGGGTGFSPLVTFGVTRANFRGRNDTIVFRTNLGRLQQRASLTYVQPHWMNRDDLTLSFTALYDSTQNVLTFSSQQLAGSVQVLQQWRKGETFLYKYSYRRVKVDQSTLQISPELIPLLARPVRVGMPSFSYVRDHRDDPLDSNRGTYNAFDFGVASAIFGSQANYTRLFVQNSSYHSFAENRNISGRHWVFARSTRIGVENPFGNLNVTQTATAGTSNVLTSIPGVVPLPERLFTGGSNSHRGFGLNQAGPRDPETGFPLGGNGLFLNNLEIRTPPIALPYIGENLSAVLFHDAGNVFASAGDIFPSLSHWSQPHPETCVPHETQVTSTTPSCDFNYISQAVGLGVRYRTPIGPVRVDVGYNLNPPLFPVRDDPTKGPYLDRTSHINVYFSIGQTF, encoded by the coding sequence ATGCAGCACCTATGCAGAGCAGGGGAGACGAGCTCGACTCATCTTCCTGACGAGGTACTGCAACGCTCTAAGCTTGGGATCTTCGCAGAAGCTTTTATTGTTCTGCTGGTAATGGTTTCCAGTCTCTGGGCGCAATCGAGAACGAGCAGCACTTCAACTGCGACGGACACTCTGCAAAACGGCGCCGCCTACTCCGGTGCAGATGTAAGCAGTCCCGAGCCTCCGAACCAAGCCAGTGATGCATTCGCGCGGTATTCCGGATTTCGCGTTCGCAGTGTCGCGTTCAAGAACTCGCAGCGTATTGACCAGAACGACCTGCTGGAGTTGCTTCCGCTCCAGCCTGGCGCTGCGCTTGACCGCAATACCGTTGAAGCCAGCATCCAGCAATTGTTCGCGACGGGACGATTCCGCACCATCTCGGCCGAAGTAGAGCCGCATCCTGACGGCTCACTCGATCTTGTGTTCGTGGTCGATGAAAAGCTCTTCCTGGGCAGCATCGTCGTTTATGGCGCCCCCGGCCCGCCGACTGCGAACCAGCTGGTGAACGCCAGCAAAATGCAGCTTGGACAGGAATTCGACGAGGATGCCGTGGCAAGCGGCATGGAACGTATGAAGCGTCTGCTGGCGGAATCCGGATATTTTGAGCCCACGATCCGAATGAACTCCGAACTCGATCCTCAGCACCAGCGGATCGGAGTTGATTTCATCATCGATCGCGGTGCACACGCTCATCTTGGCGATGTCATCGTGAAAGGCGATTCGGGCTACTCTCCGGGAAAGATCCGAGGGATTACTAAGCTGCACCCAGGTCAGCCAATTACTGCGGCAAGGCTGAGTCGCGCGTTTACGCGGCTACGGAACAAGTATCAAAAGACCGATCACCTGGAGGCGCAGGTCGCGGTTGTCGATCGGAACTACCATCCCGATACCGACAAGCTCGACTACGTTTTCGAAATCAATCGCGGGCCCATTGTGGATGTGCGCGTCGAGGGTGCCCGCATGCGGAAAGGATTGCTCAAGAAGTATGTTCCCATCTTTGAAGAAGGCGCGGTTGACGAGGATCTGCTCTCCGAAGGACGACGCAATTTGCGGGATTACTTTCAGACGAAAGGCTACTTCGACGCTACGGTAACCTCGAAGCTCACGCAAAAAGATGGACGCCAGCTTGTTATTTTCGATGTCGATCGCGGCGAGCTGCACAAATTCACCGATCTTGTCATTAAGGGGAACAAATACTTCCCCTCCGAAAGCATCCGCGAACGAATGGTGATCCAGCCGGCTGATGTGCTGCAGCGACATGGCATATTCAGCTCAGCGCTGTTAACGCGCGATCTGGGCGTCATAACTGGTTTGTATCAGACCAACGGCTTTCAACAGGCGAGCGTTACAGCGAAAACAAACGACGACTACGAAGGTAAAGCCGGAAGACTGCGCGTGGAAATCGATATCGATGAGGGGCCACAGACGCTGGTCCACGCCGTTCAGATGATAGGAAACCTGCACTTTTCCGACGAGGTTCTGCAGGAACAGTTAAGCACCATTCCGGGACAGCCGTTCTCCTCGTACCAGCTCGCGAACGATCGCGATACTGTCGTCAGCTACTACTACGATCGTGGATTTCCTGATGTGCAGGTCGAGACCAGCAGCCAACCTGCACCGGGCGAGGCGAACCGCCAGGACGTTACCTTCAAGATCAGCGAAGGGCGGCAGGTATTCGTCGATAAGATCCTGATTTCGGGGCTGCGCTTTACCAAACCGTTTGTCGTGACTCGCGAATTCGATATGAACGAGGGTGATCCGCTTAGTCAATCGCAAGTTCTGAAAACGCAGCGAAATCTCTATGACCTAAGTATCTTCAACCAGGTTGATATTGCGACGGCCAATTCCGATGGCAACGTCAGCAAGAAGAACCTTATGGTCCAGATCGAGGAAGCAAAGCGTTACACCTTCGATTACGGAATTGGCTTCCAGGTACAAACAGGCAACGTCAACAGCGATTGCCAGAAGATCCAGTTGAACCCCACGTCCACGCAGGTCTGCAATCCAGGAGGGGGCACCGGATTCAGCCCGCTGGTTACCTTCGGCGTCACGCGAGCGAACTTTCGCGGACGCAACGACACCATCGTTTTTCGAACCAATTTGGGACGACTGCAGCAGCGTGCCTCGCTAACCTATGTGCAGCCCCACTGGATGAATCGAGACGATCTCACTCTCAGCTTCACTGCCCTCTATGACAGCACGCAAAACGTGCTCACCTTCAGTTCACAGCAACTTGCCGGATCGGTGCAGGTTTTACAGCAATGGCGGAAGGGCGAGACTTTTCTTTACAAGTACAGCTATCGGCGCGTGAAAGTCGATCAGAGTACTTTGCAAATCAGTCCTGAACTGATACCGCTGCTGGCGCGTCCTGTACGCGTCGGTATGCCGAGCTTCAGCTATGTACGCGACCATCGGGACGACCCCCTCGACTCCAACAGAGGAACTTACAATGCATTCGACTTCGGAGTAGCCTCCGCCATTTTTGGATCTCAGGCGAACTACACCCGTCTATTTGTCCAGAATTCCAGCTATCATTCGTTCGCGGAAAATAGGAACATCAGCGGGCGCCACTGGGTATTCGCTCGCTCGACGCGGATAGGTGTCGAAAATCCTTTCGGCAACCTGAACGTGACCCAAACCGCGACCGCTGGGACTTCGAACGTCTTAACGTCGATTCCCGGCGTCGTTCCTCTTCCGGAGCGATTGTTTACAGGAGGCAGCAATTCGCATCGCGGTTTCGGGCTGAACCAGGCGGGCCCACGGGATCCCGAAACCGGGTTCCCTCTTGGAGGCAATGGCCTTTTCCTCAATAATCTTGAAATTCGCACGCCTCCGATTGCGCTGCCTTACATCGGCGAGAACCTCAGCGCAGTGCTCTTTCACGATGCGGGCAATGTTTTCGCCTCGGCAGGCGATATCTTCCCGAGCCTGAGCCACTGGTCGCAACCGCACCCGGAAACGTGCGTGCCTCATGAAACCCAGGTAACCTCCACCACCCCATCCTGTGATTTCAACTACATATCGCAAGCGGTAGGATTGGGGGTGCGGTATCGGACGCCGATTGGGCCGGTCCGCGTAGATGTTGGCTACAACCTGAATCCACCATTATTTCCGGTCCGGGATGACCCCACGAAGGGACCATATTTAGATCGTACGAGTCACATAAACGTGTACTTCAGTATTGGGCAGACGTTCTGA
- a CDS encoding ThiF family adenylyltransferase, which yields MFPDVKSTWLKDERYSRQILFAPIGPEGQKRIGTSKVAVVGCGAIGASTCTLLARAGVGTLRIVDRDYVEPSNLQRQLLFDEEDARQSTPKAQAAARKISQINADVKVEAHDKDLTPQSLALLEGVDLILDCTDNFETRYLINDFAVKSERPWIYAAAVRSYAVSMNILPGQTACLSCLFPELPRGTFATCDTAGILNSATTVIASIQVTEALKILIGAHAQLRRTLLSIDVWTNDRSEISAAIPREGCRVCGHKIFEYMEGKARPQITLCGRNSVQIHERERLVDFLEMSSRLSAHGQVRYNDLVLKFWHDAYEMTLFRDGRAIIKGTSDPAVARSLYARFVGS from the coding sequence ATGTTCCCAGACGTTAAGTCCACCTGGCTCAAGGACGAACGGTACTCTCGCCAGATCCTTTTTGCCCCCATCGGTCCTGAAGGGCAGAAACGCATCGGCACATCGAAAGTCGCGGTAGTCGGCTGCGGAGCAATTGGCGCCTCCACGTGTACGTTACTGGCGCGTGCCGGTGTAGGAACGCTGCGGATTGTCGACCGCGATTACGTGGAGCCAAGCAATCTGCAGCGCCAGCTCCTTTTTGACGAAGAGGACGCGCGCCAAAGCACTCCGAAAGCGCAGGCTGCCGCGCGCAAGATTTCTCAGATCAACGCAGACGTGAAGGTCGAAGCCCACGACAAGGACCTGACGCCGCAATCTCTCGCATTGCTGGAAGGAGTAGATCTGATACTGGACTGCACTGATAACTTCGAAACGAGATATCTCATCAACGATTTTGCGGTCAAATCGGAACGTCCTTGGATCTACGCTGCCGCGGTCAGATCATATGCCGTGAGCATGAATATCCTTCCTGGCCAAACCGCATGCCTAAGTTGTCTATTCCCAGAGCTTCCTCGCGGAACCTTCGCGACCTGCGACACCGCCGGCATCCTGAACTCAGCGACGACAGTTATCGCGTCGATTCAAGTAACTGAAGCGCTGAAGATATTGATCGGAGCACACGCACAGCTGCGTCGGACACTGCTTTCCATCGATGTGTGGACTAACGATCGCTCCGAAATTTCCGCCGCAATACCGCGAGAAGGCTGCAGGGTCTGCGGGCACAAAATTTTTGAGTACATGGAAGGCAAAGCTCGCCCGCAGATCACGCTCTGCGGACGCAACTCCGTACAAATTCATGAACGCGAGCGCCTGGTAGATTTTCTCGAAATGAGCTCGCGTTTATCCGCTCACGGCCAGGTTCGATATAACGATCTTGTTCTGAAATTCTGGCACGATGCATATGAGATGACTTTGTTTCGCGATGGAAGGGCGATCATCAAAGGAACCAGCGATCCTGCCGTGGCGCGGAGCCTGTACGCGCGCTTCGTGGGCTCCTAG
- a CDS encoding tetratricopeptide repeat protein, which produces MIGIPGFFGIGFILQAIAIIHFIRRRPDWYWLWIIILGSGLGAFIYICVEMLPEMGMLARSFQIFPRRSRIRRLEAVILDNPSAGNYEELGDLYLDDGKYARARECYNRAISSRTDSPDPFYRRALCSLKLEDFPAAVSDLQHVVSKDIRYDYDRAAGLLAHCFAKIGQPEAAAAMFERVVQVSTLSETLVNYAEFLKSQGKDEEAREWAGRVLLRKRTLPRYLKRRERTWFRKAAALAK; this is translated from the coding sequence ATGATCGGCATACCAGGATTTTTCGGAATCGGCTTCATCCTGCAGGCGATTGCCATCATTCATTTCATCCGCCGCCGGCCAGATTGGTACTGGCTCTGGATCATCATTCTCGGGAGCGGACTAGGGGCTTTCATTTACATCTGTGTGGAAATGCTGCCGGAAATGGGAATGCTGGCTCGCAGCTTCCAGATATTTCCGCGGCGCAGCCGCATCCGGCGCCTTGAAGCGGTCATTCTGGATAATCCGTCGGCAGGAAACTACGAGGAACTCGGCGACCTTTACCTCGATGATGGTAAATATGCTCGTGCGAGAGAGTGCTACAACCGCGCAATTTCGTCGCGCACTGATTCGCCTGATCCTTTCTATCGGCGCGCGCTCTGCTCACTGAAGCTCGAGGATTTTCCAGCAGCAGTAAGCGATCTTCAGCACGTGGTCTCCAAAGACATTCGCTACGATTATGACCGAGCTGCCGGTCTCCTTGCTCACTGCTTCGCCAAAATCGGGCAGCCGGAAGCTGCGGCGGCAATGTTCGAGCGCGTGGTGCAGGTTTCAACTCTCTCGGAAACACTGGTTAACTACGCAGAGTTTTTGAAGTCGCAGGGCAAAGATGAGGAAGCACGCGAATGGGCCGGGCGAGTGCTATTGAGGAAGCGAACATTGCCACGTTATCTGAAGCGCCGCGAACGGACTTGGTTCAGGAAAGCGGCGGCGCTGGCGAAATAA
- a CDS encoding Cof-type HAD-IIB family hydrolase, with protein sequence MQVTLPVRLIAVDIDGTLIDSTLDIPSANLKALRRAHELGVHIVLVTGRRHRFALPIAEQLGFEFCLISSNGAITRSTVGHLHYADMLPRAIAHRLCQHMSEFAGNTVLTFDKEERGAIVVEHTHELGSNIQRWIDKNRMYIAEVAPITAALVCDPVQAMFCGTIEKMKPAEARLKDGTMNGKISVLKTQYDHRDLCILDVLRQGCSKGSALARWASHLGIPRNEVMAIGDNYNDVEMLEFAGFPFVMANASEDLKRNGWPVTLDNEACGVAAAVEDVLAGVLK encoded by the coding sequence ATGCAAGTGACACTCCCTGTTCGCCTGATCGCAGTGGACATCGACGGTACGCTGATTGATTCCACTCTGGATATCCCCTCTGCAAACCTGAAAGCTCTGAGACGCGCTCACGAGTTAGGTGTGCACATCGTCTTAGTCACGGGCCGGCGGCATCGATTTGCCTTGCCCATTGCCGAACAGCTCGGCTTCGAGTTCTGCCTGATCAGTTCCAATGGAGCGATCACACGCTCGACCGTGGGTCATCTGCACTATGCCGACATGCTTCCGCGTGCGATTGCGCACAGGCTATGCCAGCACATGTCAGAATTCGCCGGGAACACGGTATTGACCTTCGACAAAGAAGAGCGGGGTGCGATTGTGGTAGAGCACACGCATGAACTCGGCAGCAACATCCAACGCTGGATCGACAAGAATCGCATGTACATCGCCGAAGTGGCGCCGATCACGGCTGCGCTCGTATGCGATCCGGTGCAGGCGATGTTTTGCGGCACCATCGAAAAGATGAAGCCTGCGGAGGCTCGCCTGAAAGATGGAACGATGAATGGCAAGATCAGCGTCTTAAAAACTCAATACGATCACCGTGATCTATGTATTCTCGATGTCCTGCGACAGGGTTGCTCGAAAGGATCGGCGCTGGCGCGGTGGGCTTCACATCTCGGCATCCCGCGGAACGAGGTGATGGCGATCGGAGACAATTACAATGACGTGGAGATGCTGGAATTCGCGGGATTCCCTTTCGTGATGGCAAATGCGTCCGAAGACCTGAAGCGGAACGGTTGGCCAGTTACCTTGGACAATGAAGCGTGCGGTGTTGCCGCCGCAGTGGAAGACGTGTTGGCGGGAGTCCTGAAATGA
- a CDS encoding lytic transglycosylase domain-containing protein — translation MKPMRLLAITGLVLLLAGSLSARESAVLRNGFSISHDHHRQIGSVTRLFLTASENEFVDMPSENILGFEPDVDVPEPQINNIPNAPTRVQPALTLIVEKAANDNQIDPDFIHAVIRAESNGKSTAVSQKGAQGLMQLMPQTATKLGVKNSFDPVENVNAGTRYLRELLARYHNDPVRALAAYNAGAGSVEQYHGVPPYRETRAYVSAIIRDFNRRKLEEERAAKSAKSTQTAPAKVSDGN, via the coding sequence ATGAAACCCATGCGGCTACTCGCGATCACTGGCCTCGTCCTGCTCCTGGCGGGTTCTCTCAGCGCGCGTGAATCTGCCGTGCTGCGCAACGGTTTCAGCATTTCGCATGATCATCATCGCCAGATTGGCTCGGTTACACGCCTGTTTCTCACCGCTTCGGAAAACGAGTTCGTCGATATGCCGTCGGAAAACATCCTTGGCTTCGAGCCGGATGTGGACGTGCCGGAGCCGCAGATCAACAACATTCCAAACGCTCCCACGAGGGTACAACCTGCTCTAACGCTGATCGTCGAGAAGGCCGCAAATGATAATCAGATTGATCCCGACTTTATCCACGCAGTGATTCGCGCCGAGAGCAATGGGAAATCAACGGCCGTCTCCCAGAAGGGCGCCCAAGGACTTATGCAACTGATGCCGCAAACGGCAACGAAGCTGGGTGTAAAAAACAGTTTTGATCCCGTCGAAAACGTTAACGCCGGAACGCGCTACCTTCGCGAGTTGCTGGCGCGCTATCACAATGACCCTGTCCGCGCGCTGGCGGCCTATAACGCAGGCGCTGGAAGCGTGGAGCAATATCACGGCGTACCGCCCTATCGCGAAACCCGCGCTTATGTTAGCGCGATCATTCGCGACTTCAATCGCCGTAAGCTGGAGGAGGAGCGGGCTGCCAAATCCGCGAAGTCAACCCAGACCGCACCCGCTAAAGTTTCGGATGGCAACTGA
- a CDS encoding lysylphosphatidylglycerol synthase transmembrane domain-containing protein, whose product MDRKRLIITSIVVIVLAVLVVWQVHSWRKFDWQIFGESLEQLNWWKILGGVGLVYLADGLRAFRWAIFLRPVKKVSPWSLIPAQYIGFAGLALLGRPGEVIRPLIIAHRTGLTFASQIAVWTVERIFDISAVTVIVAADLLLSGTLKTFTDKQIDIMRALGAVLIFIVVGLLAFAFSVWRNGEQIAQWLERKLARRHAHTGHRIASKIRIFSAGLHTIHDLGSFAAIAFISIAIWTLIACAYYAVLQSYNDETVYTMTFVYGIILMAFSVAGGVLQLPVVGGGSQLSTIKALYSLFNTPQELATSCGMMLWLVTFVSVTPLGLILARVEHVSLRKLGEESHLEEEQAEEAVSLEKR is encoded by the coding sequence GTGGACCGCAAGCGGCTCATCATCACGTCCATTGTGGTAATCGTTCTGGCCGTCCTTGTCGTCTGGCAGGTACACTCCTGGCGCAAATTTGACTGGCAGATCTTCGGAGAATCACTTGAACAACTGAACTGGTGGAAGATCCTCGGCGGCGTGGGGCTTGTCTATCTCGCCGATGGCCTGCGGGCGTTTCGCTGGGCAATCTTTTTGCGGCCGGTCAAGAAGGTCTCACCGTGGAGCCTGATTCCAGCGCAATACATCGGCTTTGCTGGTCTCGCGCTACTCGGACGTCCGGGAGAGGTGATTCGTCCGCTGATCATCGCCCACAGAACCGGGCTGACCTTTGCATCGCAGATCGCGGTTTGGACAGTCGAGCGCATCTTCGATATATCGGCGGTAACAGTCATCGTCGCAGCCGACCTGCTGCTCTCGGGCACGCTGAAAACTTTTACCGACAAGCAAATCGACATCATGCGAGCACTCGGCGCCGTGCTCATCTTCATTGTTGTGGGCCTGCTGGCATTTGCCTTCAGCGTCTGGCGAAACGGCGAGCAGATCGCGCAATGGCTGGAGCGTAAGCTGGCGCGGCGCCACGCGCACACGGGTCACCGCATCGCCTCGAAGATCAGGATCTTCAGCGCCGGCCTGCATACCATCCATGATCTCGGATCGTTTGCGGCTATTGCCTTCATTTCCATCGCGATTTGGACTTTAATCGCGTGCGCGTACTACGCAGTGCTGCAGTCCTACAACGATGAAACCGTATACACGATGACGTTTGTGTACGGCATTATTCTCATGGCCTTCAGCGTTGCCGGAGGCGTCCTGCAGCTGCCGGTGGTCGGCGGCGGCTCGCAGCTTTCGACTATCAAAGCGCTCTATTCGTTGTTTAACACTCCGCAAGAACTCGCCACGAGTTGCGGAATGATGCTTTGGCTCGTGACCTTCGTTTCAGTGACGCCGCTAGGGCTCATCCTCGCCCGAGTCGAGCACGTGTCACTCCGAAAGCTCGGCGAAGAATCGCATCTGGAAGAAGAGCAAGCCGAAGAGGCAGTGAGCCTGGAAAAGCGATAG
- a CDS encoding winged helix-turn-helix domain-containing protein → MDRDFQIGEWVISPRLNSLSQNGYSVRIEPKVMQVLVCLAEERDVVSKEKLMQTVWTDTFVTDDVLTRSISELRKIFADNPKNPHFIQTIPKGGYRLLLPVGEVKPRVVVAKPVAPPAQPLRAGKRRLILILTAVGFSLLLIAYAIGRYNSSAGEPRRKVLAVLPFQNLSDDPQQEFFADGLTAEMISQFGKVSSEHLAVIAWSSMSRYKHTSKPQDQIAQELGATYLLDGTVRRSGNHVRITAELEQTGVRAHVWSNTYDGNLEDVLSLQSQVAREIAQEIRLQLTPEDQQRLASPSPIDGQGYEYYLKAKSESEAMPRTAEEKAEHLRSAIRLNPRFAPAYITLAMLYRSLASEGFADPGVSYAASREVLAKVLEIDPNSSEAHRESGWISWRYEWNFRQADREFRRAIDLNPNDAQAHEIYSLFLKSMGRFDEALGQSNRAIELSPMEPYSRANAGSLLALMKNYEAAMGQFETAVHLNPQLPYVWQRMGPVLIMQGKDQEAVAALEKARDYSGGEQDKIACLGYAYAVSGREADARKMLEQLNVIASRGQYVSPLHVAFVYEGLGDHDNALDWLERAYQRRDEYLVYLKVYPEFRDLHSDPHFQNILRKIGLISQ, encoded by the coding sequence ATGGATCGCGATTTTCAGATCGGAGAGTGGGTCATCTCGCCACGGCTCAACAGCTTGAGCCAAAACGGATACTCCGTCCGCATCGAGCCCAAAGTCATGCAGGTGCTCGTGTGCCTGGCCGAAGAGCGGGACGTTGTTTCCAAAGAAAAACTGATGCAGACGGTCTGGACCGACACGTTCGTGACCGACGACGTCCTTACCCGTTCCATTTCAGAACTTCGGAAGATCTTCGCCGATAATCCCAAAAACCCTCACTTTATCCAGACCATTCCTAAAGGAGGGTATCGGTTGTTGCTTCCGGTAGGCGAGGTAAAGCCGCGAGTGGTCGTAGCCAAGCCGGTAGCACCTCCCGCTCAGCCACTCAGGGCAGGGAAGCGCAGGCTCATTCTGATCCTGACGGCCGTTGGGTTCAGCTTGCTGCTGATTGCTTACGCGATTGGCCGCTATAACTCTTCGGCTGGGGAGCCGAGACGGAAAGTTCTCGCCGTGCTGCCCTTTCAAAATCTCAGCGACGATCCTCAGCAGGAATTCTTTGCTGATGGACTCACAGCCGAAATGATCTCCCAATTCGGGAAGGTGTCGTCGGAGCACCTGGCTGTAATCGCCTGGAGTTCGATGTCCCGGTATAAGCACACCTCCAAGCCGCAGGATCAGATCGCGCAGGAGTTGGGCGCGACCTACTTGCTGGATGGGACGGTGCGTCGCTCAGGCAATCACGTGCGCATTACCGCTGAGCTCGAGCAGACCGGCGTTCGTGCTCACGTCTGGTCGAACACCTATGACGGGAACCTGGAAGATGTACTCTCGCTGCAAAGCCAGGTGGCGCGGGAGATCGCGCAGGAAATCCGCCTTCAACTCACGCCTGAAGATCAGCAGCGGCTGGCAAGCCCATCGCCTATCGACGGTCAAGGATATGAGTACTACTTGAAAGCAAAGTCTGAATCCGAAGCAATGCCGCGGACAGCAGAAGAAAAGGCCGAGCACCTCCGCAGTGCCATACGACTGAATCCGCGATTTGCGCCCGCGTACATCACGTTGGCAATGCTTTATCGCAGCCTGGCCAGTGAGGGATTTGCCGATCCCGGAGTCTCATACGCTGCCTCGCGGGAGGTGCTCGCAAAAGTTCTGGAGATTGATCCGAATTCGTCAGAAGCGCACCGTGAATCAGGCTGGATCTCGTGGCGATATGAGTGGAATTTCCGGCAAGCTGACCGCGAGTTCCGCCGCGCAATTGATCTGAATCCGAACGATGCTCAAGCCCACGAAATTTATTCACTGTTCCTCAAGAGCATGGGGCGGTTCGATGAAGCGCTCGGGCAATCAAACCGGGCAATCGAGCTGAGTCCGATGGAGCCCTACAGCCGTGCCAACGCCGGTTCTCTGCTCGCCTTGATGAAAAATTACGAGGCAGCCATGGGCCAGTTCGAAACTGCGGTCCACCTTAATCCGCAACTCCCGTACGTCTGGCAGCGAATGGGTCCGGTGCTGATCATGCAAGGCAAAGATCAGGAGGCGGTTGCGGCTTTGGAGAAGGCACGAGATTACTCCGGTGGAGAGCAAGACAAAATCGCCTGTCTCGGCTATGCGTACGCAGTTAGCGGTAGAGAGGCCGATGCTCGGAAGATGTTGGAACAGCTCAACGTCATCGCCTCGCGAGGCCAGTATGTTTCTCCGCTTCACGTGGCATTCGTTTACGAAGGCTTAGGGGATCACGACAATGCTCTGGACTGGTTGGAGCGCGCGTATCAACGAAGAGATGAATACCTGGTCTATCTAAAGGTTTATCCGGAGTTTCGAGATCTTCATTCGGATCCCCATTTTCAGAATATTCTCCGCAAGATTGGCTTGATCAGTCAGTAG
- a CDS encoding aspartyl protease family protein, which produces MKYRIFLVVTLSLAASAQSVDFKLRNNYLIVTKCSIADRPDLVAVIDTGATETVIDTKLAKRLRLPLTADTATFGTGQAAVSAVSIPDLTVGPVHVTELSGIAVDGSLVERRLGVHADIIIGMDVLEHSSLLIDYKAKTITFGAAPRLAHTSPLIQGRHLILVPVVVGDRKLVLQLDTGLNGILIYRSRIRTAQRSLNSSSNTLLGGASVQTASMPLRIGDWEQHGATIAITDDQPNDSPFDGLLGPVAMGAHRLALDWSKGTMSWE; this is translated from the coding sequence ATGAAGTACCGGATTTTTCTTGTTGTTACCCTCTCGCTGGCCGCCTCGGCCCAAAGCGTTGATTTCAAGCTCCGCAACAACTACTTGATCGTGACCAAGTGTTCGATTGCGGACAGGCCGGATCTTGTCGCAGTTATCGATACCGGCGCTACCGAGACTGTCATCGATACAAAGCTCGCCAAACGACTGCGTCTGCCATTAACGGCTGACACAGCTACGTTCGGAACCGGTCAGGCAGCGGTCTCGGCAGTTTCCATTCCGGACCTCACTGTCGGACCTGTGCACGTCACCGAACTGTCGGGAATAGCTGTAGATGGTTCGCTCGTCGAGCGCCGGTTGGGAGTTCATGCCGATATCATCATCGGCATGGACGTGCTTGAGCACAGTAGTCTGCTGATCGACTACAAAGCGAAGACCATAACCTTTGGCGCCGCCCCTCGTCTCGCGCACACGTCGCCATTAATACAGGGAAGGCACCTGATCCTTGTGCCCGTAGTGGTCGGCGACCGCAAACTAGTTCTTCAACTCGACACAGGACTGAACGGCATCTTGATTTACCGCTCTAGGATTCGAACCGCTCAGCGGAGCCTGAACTCAAGCAGCAACACTCTGCTCGGCGGAGCATCGGTCCAGACGGCATCCATGCCTCTCCGAATTGGCGACTGGGAGCAGCACGGGGCCACAATCGCGATCACTGACGATCAGCCGAACGACAGCCCTTTCGATGGGTTGCTGGGTCCTGTAGCGATGGGCGCTCATCGTCTTGCTTTGGATTGGAGCAAAGGGACCATGAGCTGGGAATAG